One genomic region from Desulfomonilaceae bacterium encodes:
- a CDS encoding cytochrome b N-terminal domain-containing protein translates to MKNARQDFSTENRENARIINKGSLWAFFRHIHPRSVPEASARLTFTFCLGGLTTLLFLIEVATGVLLLLFYLPSVSNAYPSVQRITYFAPFGFLFRNMHYWAGQFMVVLVILHMARVFWTGSFLPPRSLNWIIGVILLVLVFLVDFTGYLLLWDERALWAWTIARNLTEKIPIVGSKFGLLLFGPPEVGDLGLVRLYAWHIFILPALLTFLMALHYWKIRKDGGISTPL, encoded by the coding sequence ATGAAAAACGCGAGGCAAGATTTCTCTACTGAAAACAGGGAGAATGCGAGAATCATAAATAAAGGCTCTCTTTGGGCTTTTTTCCGGCACATCCATCCGCGTTCCGTTCCAGAAGCATCGGCCCGCTTAACTTTCACCTTTTGTCTGGGCGGTTTAACCACGTTACTGTTCTTGATAGAAGTGGCTACGGGGGTCTTATTGCTGCTCTTCTATTTGCCCTCAGTTTCGAACGCTTACCCTTCAGTACAAAGAATCACATACTTTGCGCCATTCGGTTTCCTTTTCAGGAACATGCATTACTGGGCTGGTCAGTTTATGGTGGTTCTTGTCATTCTCCATATGGCGCGAGTGTTTTGGACAGGTTCGTTTTTGCCGCCTCGTAGCCTCAACTGGATAATAGGGGTCATTCTTCTCGTCCTGGTTTTCCTTGTGGATTTTACGGGCTATCTGTTGCTCTGGGATGAGCGGGCCCTTTGGGCATGGACCATTGCCCGGAACTTGACTGAAAAGATTCCCATAGTCGGAAGTAAATTTGGTCTGCTTCTCTTTGGCCCCCCTGAGGTTGGTGATCTAGGCTTGGTCAGGCTCTACGCGTGGCATATTTTTATCCTTCCAGCATTGTTGACGTTTCTGATGGCGCTTCATTACTGGAAAATCCGAAAAGATGGCGGAATCTCAACTCCCCTTTAA
- a CDS encoding adenylate/guanylate cyclase domain-containing protein: MINIGSNLIGFFLVQSLLRYAQPVGNWEHIQSLDRQTNVVLLSVLVPIAILFLWWVSRPVAPVFYSLQKGQKVDKFELIKARRRVINLPFWVAGMNLVAWIIPSVTFPAILGVQLDLPGAKTAIFILYNFINALMITLLAFVILEHSCRKYIIPYMFPDGRIREQKGTIRLGVRHRLMIMYLATCLLPMFQITLMIKTYSSFSSYPASSPNSLYDLGAFSLIIFCFTAIYGFWLATLIAKNFADPTRQIMDVTEKIRNGHYDCRVSVVSNDEIGYLGDRVNEMAKGLKEREEIKEAFNLFTSPEIGAEILSGRVQRGGETRIVTLLFSDLRGFTSLAERLPPEMVLEAVNSYFHEMTEAIINNKGVVLQYVGDEIEAVFGAPQNDPEHADHAIAAALEMRKRFIKLNETRMKNGLEPLLHGIGVHTGPALAGIVGSSHKISYAMVGDTVNVASRVQDLTKKLNTDILISSETRELLKAPPSVSEPERMSLKGKVTSIEVYRVL, translated from the coding sequence GTGATTAATATCGGGAGCAACCTCATCGGTTTTTTCCTGGTTCAGTCACTATTACGTTACGCTCAACCGGTCGGTAATTGGGAACACATACAGAGCCTTGATAGACAGACCAATGTTGTTTTACTTTCCGTGTTGGTACCCATCGCGATACTTTTCCTGTGGTGGGTATCGCGTCCTGTCGCACCGGTATTTTATTCACTTCAAAAAGGACAAAAGGTAGATAAATTTGAACTCATAAAGGCCCGACGTCGAGTTATCAATTTGCCATTTTGGGTGGCAGGCATGAATCTGGTCGCGTGGATAATTCCGTCCGTTACCTTTCCCGCAATTCTTGGTGTTCAACTTGATTTACCCGGCGCTAAAACCGCAATTTTCATACTGTACAACTTTATTAACGCCTTGATGATAACTCTTCTGGCGTTTGTAATCTTAGAACATTCATGTCGTAAATATATAATCCCATATATGTTTCCTGACGGCCGAATCCGCGAGCAGAAAGGGACCATAAGACTCGGTGTGCGTCACCGGTTGATGATCATGTACCTTGCGACATGTTTGTTACCGATGTTCCAGATAACATTGATGATAAAAACCTATTCCTCTTTTTCTTCATATCCTGCATCCTCACCGAATTCATTGTATGACCTCGGAGCATTTTCCCTGATTATTTTTTGTTTCACCGCTATTTATGGTTTTTGGCTGGCGACATTGATTGCGAAAAATTTCGCGGATCCCACGCGGCAGATCATGGATGTCACGGAGAAGATCAGAAATGGGCACTACGATTGCCGTGTTTCGGTTGTGAGCAATGATGAAATAGGATACCTCGGTGACCGTGTGAACGAGATGGCTAAAGGTTTGAAAGAAAGAGAAGAGATCAAAGAGGCGTTCAATCTTTTTACAAGCCCGGAGATAGGCGCAGAAATATTGTCCGGTCGGGTACAAAGAGGAGGGGAAACCAGGATTGTGACGTTGCTTTTTTCGGACCTTCGAGGTTTTACGAGCCTTGCCGAAAGATTACCGCCTGAGATGGTACTCGAAGCGGTAAATAGTTACTTTCACGAAATGACAGAGGCTATTATCAACAACAAAGGGGTGGTCTTGCAGTATGTTGGTGACGAGATTGAAGCTGTGTTTGGAGCGCCCCAAAATGACCCGGAACATGCAGACCATGCAATTGCCGCTGCGCTTGAAATGAGAAAGCGCTTTATCAAGCTTAATGAAACAAGGATGAAAAATGGCCTTGAGCCGCTTTTACATGGTATTGGCGTGCATACCGGGCCTGCGCTTGCGGGTATTGTCGGCAGTTCTCACAAAATTTCATACGCAATGGTAGGAGACACAGTTAACGTTGCTTCACGGGTTCAGGACCTTACAAAGAAATTGAATACCGATATTTTGATAAGCTCTGAGACTCGTGAACTGTTAAAGGCTCCACCTTCCGTTTCAGAGCCGGAAAGAATGTCTTTGAAAGGAAAAGTCACTTCTATCGAAGTTTACAGAGTGCTCTAG